Proteins encoded by one window of Anopheles maculipalpis chromosome 2RL, idAnoMacuDA_375_x, whole genome shotgun sequence:
- the LOC126566472 gene encoding uncharacterized protein LOC126566472 translates to MKCCIAPSVGEILNPDPDDTISEEDDLPEGHLRGPATFPAIDPDTTETAVTEEALSAYEIQRQQLLEHPDRFSEEDLKPLRETHINVLHEAIDAKLIDQSFIRTLGSVSEPPKVHDATRDTLSIRSIVEDVNFTLGDRVLRWKTMSATNVDRHVVVGLTAASLVVLLEREGRYELSQELVLESAPIAFEVLNFWDTERATAVGCVLISMGNFLVWYTMREQAEYRLEEEWRWPLHKTITQIKFFRQKEVDALLLVGRHPNRHESVSATVYEFSFNDRQFWLMQKLGLRYPCPSVGLVSAGEEYLVAFPQNVTVEMYTFRVGDQNRRKFKPVGNYTSEALRSVYAFQIGRYSYVAISGKTPAVLRYKRGKFYEQKIPTESLEIVEAFFEIPARTYRDDMILLVQHRMIFATHEIQRLEALVWNGVSFDLATNIPCMVENEVIDNEVSCMLDVDRTDGLFGAAIVQRGKSISIVVPRHEAHSSLYHLSIELLSGEHPILMKIQEIKETMEAFTKIVDYQNAVIEQAQSYVALMESDPVVLKRQNLSTLDSPMVKFADEYDLSTTQITIGQNSWRAADFEADLGATVKTVQDVELSVDAMLTELQYSVRRDTRSHDLQINGTVQVTGKLYVDGSLHADDMYIQRFEHQPRTTEDHFARFGRAVDGDQTSTAKELHVKELSVEQLHFDHFNGIPAEELVYNVDGKVHLDGELVIGGDLYTNSVLLPDGGTVNGIDLSESLIYFNCKNRRWKNLTLDSLEVMDNVHVASKINGVQINLQEAESSLRKAIDEHGRVLRAKSLQIEGDLSFERINGVPWKTFFNGLVFKNRPMRLGHLHVDGNVTFGSQTTVQFLNKLRFPEDYVLRTGPRESIITGQKHFQGLLTMDALDIDGFVNGINPFDFITLHDDQYIPGNVSFDLLEIEESLDVRGAVHGKHMDKFLDNPSLLQTTILKAACEFNEVIVQGPIYVDQLDGYDLDQFLQSVVYVDEPYVEINASKHYRNLQFYEPIRIESNMIGEIHLDELLTKSTDQTVNISLVMGNVFFNRAQVDGLFGGINVTEWDTNSIKVFGDQHTQATLEFCPQYSLLYAKNLEIMGTLNGQPRAEFYDMDEEIVFRDQSVHMSDLYANYLSLAGSLIDGPSKMLNNVHLPTFDAYRFSLSQPQTFNYGVIVDTLYVGKSFAARYLNGLDVADLQDNVETYLNDDYMLSGKHVIDTLHIDGSVEIGMLNGVDFVQFLNNVIWLDQPNTVPSTLHFLQPLYIEGDVSVGGTLNEIPLAVFLNNVVYKNEGAMVEFTGSKLFTHGFDVVGDLNTPIINNVPVKDFILKNESIIFPGHVVTLGRVYVKEMIVTGSINGKSFKPIESYYAYSNATDTHIIKGDLHLQGHQMIHNLEALGGWNELMNVSQKLTSLVRTNQDYYFKGHYVLQEEVHFKHGFTVDFINAYNMTNVLNEIVYYDQQEPIVFTEPVEFNANVWGGSVRVEQDLIGKNIMGIDPDVLAKQTLLINKDYEIFDKMVFLPGAFKCDHLAATYINGVPTSALITLHTEQTIEHPVYVKQIVVKQPVQVEGHVNGRDLRMERQNTIMRYGEQTIEAPSVFNTIRVLNGVTLPKILNGVPFGDPVQLTKDITISSPLSFYQIGAHDVFTNDTIGGIDFDRWYEQTLWTGGREHQLYRGRLQSRKMVFRDFIHGNGTINGATVGDIVSKLHTEKQMIESELAKRRSNYRSSCRETQALINGTQQGLYFFNYFVQRQTIREQHPIQSFWTFQQQGNYFLAINFGCDSKFYQWNPQDRTFVGLFKVHTGYVFEWATVTSTDDEESLFLITRSAPTDEHCNVTGFSVWQFKGLSLEMSKNFPNKDIDSVYVDPAILGRFYVLDRATVHEYDLTGNVQDEWDLSRIFESASFLPHTLGVGLALSDGKQIAILSRKDTTATSRKKRSHEDPLVNLALFASPINVYNHMQRNNSYYRIDDAPDEYSPDVALLTQPDPLNEIGSMQESNDTVIKTREPSTDVVETHIQDLPEPRIAKAVPLGRISTTENHHFPDPATGELLSLHVGFQAQARRLLFAVTNTVNTIVKGNHDTIRIYSDILQGHLFQIISCNRPSQLTVLEIRDDTILAFLENQRKVQLYTYRGARKGFVHWNSFNLASTGIQMSSVQFPQAPFFKCNLHYLAIALSSRELMFLKAKTQGDCGINLQLDCGDV, encoded by the exons ATGAAGTGT TGCATAGCCCCAAGTGTTGGGGAAATACTAAATCCCGACCCGGATGATACTATCTCCGAGGAAGATGACCTGCCCGAGGGCCATTTGCGAGGTCCTGCAACGTTTCCTGCGATCGATCCAGACACGACCGAAACAGCAGTCACAGAGGAAGCATTATCGGCTTACGAGATACAGCGGCAACAGCTGCTTGAACATCCCGATCGGTTCAGCGAGGAAGACCTAAAACCGCTACGCGAAACGCACATCAACGTGCTGCACGAAGCGATCGATGCGAAACTGATCGATCAAAGTTTCATCCGTACGTTGGGTTCCGTATCGGAACCGCCCAAGGTACACGATGCTACCCGGGACACACTTTCGATACGGTCCATCGTTGAGGATGTGAACTTTACGCTCGGTGATCGGGTACTGCGCTGGAAGACTATGAGCGCGACCAACGTCGATCGGCACGTAGTCGTAGGTTTAACGGCGGCCAGTTTGGTGGTGCTGCTCGAGCGAGAAGGGCGGTATGAGCTAAGCCAGGAACTGGTGCTTGAATCGGCCCCGATAGCCTTCGAGGTGCTTAACTTTTGGGACACGGAGCGTGCGACAGCAGTTGGCTGTGTGCTGATATCGATGGGTAATTTTCTCGTGTGGTACACAATGCGTGAGCAGGCAGAATATCGATTGGAAGAGGAATGGCGCTGGCCGCTACATAAAACCATAACGCAAATTAAATTCTTTCGCCAGAAGGAAGTCGATGCACTGCTGCTGGTAGGACGGCATCCAAACCGACACGAGTCTGTTTCGGCGACAGTGTACGAATTTTCCTTCAACGATCGCCAGTTCTGGTTGATGCAAAAGCTCGGCCTAAGGTATCCTTGCCCATCGGTAGGTCTTGTCTCTGCTGGGGAAGAATACTTGGTCGCTTTCCCTCAGAACGTCACCGTGGAAATGTACACATTTCGAGTGGGTGACCAGAATCGCCGAAAGTTTAAGCCAGTCGGTAACTACACCTCGGAAGCGCTTCGATCGGTGTACGCGTTTCAAATCGGTCGTTATTCGTACGTAGCAATCAGCGGTAAAACACCGGCCGTTTTGCGATACAAACGGGGCAAGTTTTATGAACAGAAAATTCCTACTGAATCACTAGAAATTGTTGAAGCTTTCTTTGAGATACCGGCCCGAACGTACCGGGATGATATGATACTCCTGGTGCAGCATCGTATGATTTTTGCAACGCACGAAATTCAACGACTGGAAGCGCTCGTCTGGAACGGGGTGTCCTTTGATCTAGCCACCAACATTCCTTGTATGGTGGAAAACGAGGTGATTGACAATGAGGTTAGCTGTATGTTGGACGTGGATCGAACGGACGGTTTGTTTGGTGCGGCCATTGTGCAGCGTGGCAAATCAATCTCAATCGTTGTACCCCGACATGAGGCACATTCGAGTTTGTATCATCTGTCGATCGAATTGCTTTCGGGAGAGCAtccaattttaatgaaaattcaagaaattaaagaaacgATGGAGGCATTCACGAAAATTGTCGACTACCAGAATGCGGTAATTGAACAAGCCCAGTCCTACGTGGCGCTGATGGAAAGTGATCCCGTAGTACTCAAGCGACAAAATCTAAGCACGCTGGACAGCCCTATGGTAAAATTTGCGGATGAGTATGATCTATCCACAACACAGATAACTATCGGTCAAAATAGTTGGCGAGCGGCTGATTTTGAAGCGGACCTAGGAGCTACCGTTAAAACGGTACAGGACGTTGAGCTGAGCGTTGATGCAATGCTGACCGAACTTCAGTACAGCGTACGTCGCGATACCCGCTCGCATGACCTACAAATCAACGGTACGGTACAGGTAACCGGAAAGCTTTACGTCGATGGGTCTTTACACGCAGACGATATGTACATTCAAAGATTTGAACATCAACCACGAACTACGGAGGATCATTTTGCTCGATTTGGTCGTGCTGTGGATGGAGACCAAACATCGACAGCAAAAGAGCTACACGTTAAGGAGCTGAGCGTTGAACAGCTACATTTCGACCACTTTAATGGTATCCCGGCAGAAGAACTAGTGTACAATGTTGACGGCAAGGTGCATCTCGATGGTGAACTAGTTATCGGTGGTGATCTCTACACGAACAGTGTACTACTGCCCGATGGTGGAACGGTCAATGGAATCGATTTAAGCGAATCATTGATCTATTTCAATTGCAAAAACAGGCGGTGGAAAAACCTTACTCTAGACTCGCTGGAAGTTATGGATAATGTTCATGTGGCGAGTAAAATAAATGGAGTTCAAATAAATCTCCAGGAAGCAGAAAGCTCGCTGCGCAAAGCAATCGATGAGCATGGGCGTGTGTTGCGTGCCAAGTCGTTGCAAATCGAAGGAGATTTAAGCTTCGAACGCATTAACGGAGTTCCTTGGAAAACGTTTTTCAACGGGCTTGTCTTTAAGAACCGGCCGATGCGATTAGGACATCTTCATGTGGATGGG AATGTCACATTCGGTAGTCAAACAACGGTACAGTTCCTGAACAAATTGCGTTTCCCGGAAGATTACGTGCTACGCACGGGACCGCGCGAATCCATTATAACGGGTCAGAAACATTTCCAAGGATTGCTAA cAATGGATGCCCTCGACATCGACGGTTTCGTGAACGGTATCAATCCGTTCGATTTCATCACACTCCACGACGATCAGTACATCCCGGGCAACGTGTCTTTTGATTTGCTAGAAATCGAAGAATCACTCGATGTGCGTGGCGCCGTACATGGCAAGCATATGGATAAATTTCTAGACAATCCATCACTGCTACAAACCACAATCCTAAAGGCGGCCTGCGAGTTTAACGAAGTAATTGTTCAAGGTCCTATTTACGTCGATCAACTCGATGGATACGATCTGGATCAGTTCCTACAGAGCGTTGTATATGTAGATGAACCGTACGTGGAAATTAACGCATCAAAACACTACCGCAATCTACAGTTTTATGAACCGATTCGGATAGAATCGAACATGATCGGGGAAATACATCTGGATGAGCTGCTTACAAAGAGCACGGATCAAACGGTTAACATAAGTTTGGTGATGGGTAATGTGTTCTTCAACCGGGCACAGGTTGATGGACTGTTTGGGGGCATTAACGTGACCGAGTGGGACACGAATTCCATCAAGGTGTTCGGTGATCAACACACGCAAGCGACATTAGAGTTCTGCCCTCAGTATTCTTTGCTGTACGCAAAGAATCTGGAGATAATGGGAACTCTTAACGGGCAACCGCGTGCCGAGTTCTACGATATGGATGAAGAAATTGTGTTCCGAGATCAATCGGTACATATGAGTGACTTGTACGCAAATTACTTATCATTGGCAGGTAGCTTGATCGATGGACCGTCGAAGATGTTGAACAACGTACATCTTCCAACATTTGATGCGTACCGGTTTAGCTTAAGTCAACCGCAAACGTTTAATTATGGCGTGATTGTTGATACGCTGTACGTTGGCAAATCTTTTGCTGCTCGTTATCTGAACGGATTGGATGTTGCGGACTTGCAGGATAACGTGGAAACTTATCTGAACGATGATTACATGCTCAGTGGCAAGCATGTGATCGATACGCTGcatattgatggtagtgtggAAATCGGTATGCTCAATGGAGTTGACTTCGTACAGTTTCTAAATAACGTTATATGGCTGGACCAACCGAACACTGTACCAAGCACCTTACACTTTCTGCAGCCCTTGTACATTGAGGGCGATGTGTCAGTTGGGGGAACTTTAAACGAAATACCTCTGGCAGTATTTTTGAACAATGTTGTGTATAAAAACGAAGGTGCGATGGTGGAGTTTACCGGATCGAAACTATTCACACATGGGTTCGATGTAGTCGGCGATTTAAACACGCCTATCATAAACAATGTTCCGGTAAAAGATTTcatattgaaaaatgaatccaTCATATTCCCCGGTCACGTGGTAACATTGGGCCGTGTATACGTCAAGGAAATGATTGTGACTGGAAGCATCAACGGAAAATCATTTAAACCAATCGAATCGTATTACGCCTACAGCAACGCCACAGATACACACATCATTAAGGGTGACCTGCACCTGCAAGGACATCAGATGATCCACAACCTGGAAGCGCTCGGTGGCTGGAATGAGCTAATGAATGTGAGCCAAAAGCTAACGTCACTCGTTCGTACCAACCAGGACTATTACTTCAAGGGTCATTATGTGCTGCAGGAGGAAGTTCATTTCAAGCATGGATTTACGGTCGATTTCATCAACGCGTACAACATGACGAATGTACTGAACGAAATTGTGTACTACGACCAACAGGAACCGATCGTTTTTACTGAACCGGTAGAATTTAATGCTAATGTTTGGGGCGGATCCGTACGCGTAGAGCAAGATTTGATAGGCAAAAACATAATGGGAATCGATCCCGATGTACTTGCTAAGCAAACTTTGCTGATAAACAAGGATTATGAAATATTCG ATAAGATGGTGTTTCTTCCGGGAGCATTCAAATGTGATCATCTTGCGGCAACATACATTAACGGTGTGCCGACGAGCGCGTTGATCACCCTGCACACGGAACAAACGATCGAACATCCGGTGTATGTGAAACAAATCGTCGTCAAACAGCCGGTCCAGGTGGAAGGTCATGTCAACGGACGGGATCTTCGTATGGAGCGTCAAAACACAATTATG cGTTATGGCGAACAAACGATAGAAGCGCCTTCAGTATTTAACACGATCCGTGTACTGAACGGTGTCACACTACCCAAAATCCTAAACGGCGTTCCATTTGGTGACCCAGTACAGCTAACAAAGGACATTACCATCTCATCTCCGTTAAGCTTTTACCAAATAGGTGCGCATGATGTGTTCACCAATGACACGATCGGTGGAATCGATTTCGATCGATGGTACGAGCAGACGCTCTGGACTGGTGGTCGCGAACATCAGCTGTATCGGGGTAGGCTGCAATCGCGTAAAATGGTCTTCCGCGACTTCATCCACGGTAATGGTACAATCAATGGCGCAACTGTTGGTGACATCGTAAGCAAACTACACACGGAGAAACAGATGATCGAGAGCGAACTAGCAAAACGTCGTTCAAACTATCGATCTTCCTGTCGTGAAACGCAAGCCCTCATCAACGGTACCCAGCAGGGTTTGTACTTTTTCAACTATTTTGTGCAACGTCAAACGATCCGCGAACAACATCCTATACAGTCGTTCTGGACGTTCCAGCAGCAAGGAAATTATTTCCTTGCTATCAACTTTGGATGCGATAGCAAATTTTACCAGTGGAATCCACAGGATAGAACGTTTGTAGGGTTGTTCAAGGTACACACGGGATACGTTTTTGAGTGGGCAACAGTTACATCGACGGATGACGAAGAGAGTCTCTTCTTGATAACGCGATCAGCGCCTACCGATGAGCATTGTAACGTAACGGGTTTTTCTGTATGGCAATTTAAGGGACTGTCATTGGAAATGAGCAAAAACTTCCCCAATAAGGACATTGACAGTGTGTACGTAGATCCTGCCATATTAGGCCGTTTCTACGTTTTGGATCGAGCGACTGTTCATGAATACGATCTAACCGGCAACGTGCAGGATGAATGGGATCTATCACGCATCTTCGAATCGGCCAGCTTTTTACCGCATACACTCGGCGTTGGGTTGGCTCTGTccgatggaaaacaaatagcAATTCTTTCCCGGAAAGACACTACCGCCACTTCGCGCAAGAAACGTTCCCACGAAGATCCGCTCGTGAACCTAGCCTTGTTTGCCTCGCCAATAAATGTGTACAATCATATGCAACGGAACAATTCCTACTACCGAATAGATGATGCTCCGGACGAATATTCGCCAGATGTGGCATTACTCACCCAACCGGATCCATTGAACGAAATTGGATCGATGCAGGAAAGCAACGATACGGTCATCAAAACTCGCGAACCATCGACAGACGTCGTGGAAACGCACATCCAAGACCTTCCCGAACCACGTATCGCCAAGGCAGTCCCACTCGGGCGTATCAGCACTACGGAAAATCACCACTTTCCAGATCCTGCTACAGGTGAGCTGCTTAGTCTGCATGTTGGCTTTCAAGCACAAGCCAGGCGTCTCCTGTTCGCCGTCACAAACACGGTGAACACGATTGTCAAGGGTAATCATGACACCATCCGGATCTACAGCGACATTCTGCAGGGTCATCTCTTCCAGATCATATCTTGCAACAGACCGTCACAGCTTACAGTGCTAGAAATAAGGGATGATACAATATTAGCCtttttggaaaatcagcgCAAGGTACAGTTGTACACGTACCGTGGTGCTCGGAAAGGGTTCGTCCATTGGAATAGTTTTAATTTGGCGTCGACCGGCATCCAGATGTCCAGTGTGCAGTTTCCGCAGGCACCATTTTTCAAGTGTAATCTGCACTATCTGGCCATTGCGCTGAGCAGCCGAGAGTTGATGTTTCTCAAGGCCAAGACGCAGGGCGATTGTGGGATCAATCTGCAGCTGGACTGTGGTGATGTGTAG